From Microbacterium croceum, a single genomic window includes:
- the ybeY gene encoding rRNA maturation RNase YbeY, translating to MIEINNESAIDVDETVLQRLTDYNLAQLHVSPDAEVAIVLVDEGAMEALHVQWMDEPGPTDVLSFPMDELRPGTEDRPTAPGLLGDIVLCPQVAETQAQAAKHTLMDELILLTTHGLLHLLGFDHAEPDEEREMFGLQKQLIEGFAASERRR from the coding sequence ATGATCGAGATCAACAACGAGTCGGCCATCGACGTCGACGAGACCGTGCTGCAGCGGCTGACCGACTACAACCTCGCGCAGCTGCATGTCAGCCCCGACGCTGAGGTCGCGATCGTGCTGGTCGATGAAGGCGCCATGGAAGCGCTCCATGTGCAGTGGATGGATGAGCCAGGGCCGACCGACGTGCTCAGCTTCCCGATGGACGAGCTGCGCCCTGGCACCGAGGACCGCCCGACGGCCCCGGGGCTGCTCGGCGACATCGTGCTGTGCCCTCAGGTCGCGGAGACGCAGGCCCAGGCGGCGAAGCACACGCTGATGGACGAGCTGATCCTGCTCACCACCCACGGGCTGCTGCATCTGCTCGGTTTCGATCACGCCGAGCCCGATGAGGAGCGCGAGATGTTCGGACTCCAGAAGCAGCTCATCGAAGGCTTCGCCGCGTCTGAACGTCGACGATGA
- the leuA gene encoding 2-isopropylmalate synthase — protein sequence MQNTQRPSAMPIHKYRPFHEQINVHLPDRTWPDARITEAPRWCAVDLRDGNQALIDPMSPERKRVMFELLVSMGYKEIEVGFPSASQTDFDFVRQLIEENLIPDDVTIQVLTQAREHLIARTYESIAGAKQAIVHLYNSTSVLQREVVFRTDKQGIIDIALEGARLCRQFEKTIPDTKVYYEYSPESYTGTELEFAVDICNQVIEVFEPTPDRKVIINLPATVEMASPNVYADSIEWMSRHLAHRENVILSLHPHNDRGTAIAAAELGYMAGADRIEGCLFGNGERTGNVDIVALGINLFTQGIDPQIDFSDIDQVKRTVEYCNQLPVPERSPWAGDLVFTAFSGSHQDAIKKGFEAMAVRAEAEGVTVDDIEWAVPYLPVDPKDLGRSYEAVIRVNSQSGKGGVAYLLKADHAIDLPRKLQIEFSGVVQAKTDAEGGEVTSDQIWSIFNDEYLPAADTAAKWGRFELLATQTRSDMSGEVVLDVVLRDDDQQVSVSGNGNGPVAAFVEVLRAQGFDITVYDYVEHALSAGGDAQAAAYVELQVGDQRLWGVGIDGDISTASLKAIVSGVNRSIRTRQQELAAV from the coding sequence ATGCAGAACACTCAGCGCCCGTCCGCGATGCCGATCCACAAGTATCGGCCGTTCCACGAGCAGATCAACGTCCACCTGCCTGACCGCACGTGGCCCGATGCCCGCATCACCGAGGCACCCCGCTGGTGCGCGGTCGACCTCCGCGATGGCAACCAGGCTCTGATCGACCCGATGTCGCCCGAGCGCAAGCGTGTGATGTTCGAGTTGCTCGTCAGCATGGGCTACAAGGAGATCGAGGTCGGCTTCCCGTCGGCGAGCCAGACCGACTTCGACTTCGTGCGTCAGCTCATCGAAGAGAACCTGATCCCGGACGACGTCACCATCCAGGTGCTGACCCAGGCGCGCGAGCACCTCATCGCCCGCACCTACGAGTCGATCGCCGGTGCCAAGCAGGCCATCGTGCACCTGTACAACTCCACGAGCGTGCTGCAGCGCGAGGTCGTGTTCCGCACCGACAAGCAGGGCATCATCGACATCGCTCTCGAGGGCGCGCGGTTGTGCCGCCAGTTCGAGAAGACCATTCCCGACACGAAGGTCTACTACGAGTACTCGCCCGAGAGCTACACGGGCACCGAGCTCGAGTTCGCCGTCGACATCTGCAACCAGGTGATCGAGGTCTTCGAGCCCACCCCTGACCGCAAGGTCATCATCAACCTCCCGGCGACCGTCGAGATGGCGTCGCCGAACGTCTACGCCGACTCGATCGAGTGGATGAGCCGCCACCTCGCCCACCGCGAGAACGTCATCCTGTCGCTGCACCCGCACAACGACCGCGGCACCGCGATCGCCGCAGCCGAGCTCGGCTACATGGCCGGCGCTGACCGCATCGAGGGATGCCTGTTCGGCAACGGTGAGCGCACCGGCAACGTCGACATCGTCGCCCTGGGCATCAACCTGTTCACGCAGGGCATCGACCCGCAGATCGACTTCAGCGACATCGACCAGGTCAAGCGCACGGTCGAGTACTGCAACCAGCTGCCGGTGCCCGAGCGCAGCCCGTGGGCGGGCGACCTCGTCTTCACCGCGTTCAGCGGCTCGCACCAGGACGCGATCAAGAAGGGCTTCGAAGCCATGGCCGTGCGTGCCGAGGCCGAGGGCGTCACCGTCGATGACATCGAGTGGGCCGTGCCGTACCTGCCGGTCGATCCGAAGGACCTCGGCCGTTCCTACGAGGCCGTCATCCGTGTCAACTCGCAGTCCGGCAAGGGCGGCGTCGCCTACCTGCTCAAGGCGGACCACGCGATCGACCTGCCCCGCAAGCTGCAGATCGAGTTCTCGGGCGTCGTGCAGGCCAAGACGGACGCTGAGGGCGGCGAGGTCACGAGCGACCAGATCTGGTCGATCTTCAACGACGAGTACCTGCCCGCCGCTGACACCGCGGCCAAGTGGGGCCGCTTCGAGCTGCTCGCGACGCAGACCCGCAGCGACATGTCTGGCGAGGTCGTGCTGGATGTCGTGCTGCGCGACGACGATCAGCAGGTCTCCGTCTCCGGCAACGGCAACGGTCCGGTCGCGGCCTTCGTCGAGGTGTTGCGCGCACAGGGCTTCGACATCACGGTGTACGACTACGTCGAGCACGCTCTCAGCGCCGGCGGTGACGCGCAGGCCGCGGCCTACGTCGAACTGCA
- a CDS encoding PhoH family protein, with protein sequence MVQLLGPQDRLLRMLEREHRDVQVLVRGNEITLSGGAAEVANAKKLVDELLAMTKAGHDLAPSDVTNSARLLRRDGGPRPSEVLGEAILSTRGRVIRPKTLGQKEYVDAIEENTIVFGIGPAGTGKTYLAMAKAVQALQRKEVTRIILTRPAVEAGERLGFLPGTLTDKIDPYLRPLYDALNEMMDPEIVPRLMASGTIEVAPLAYMRGRTLNDSFVVLDEAQNTTPEQMKMFLTRLGFGTRMVVTGDITQVDLPQGSSGLRLVTRVLDGIDDIHFSRLTSDDVVRHSLVGRIVDAYSEYDEKRTAQRFEREQAAEFASRAERRGAQRPGPRDRMPKRGLS encoded by the coding sequence ATGGTGCAGCTGCTCGGGCCGCAGGACCGCCTGCTGCGGATGCTCGAGAGGGAGCATCGCGATGTGCAGGTGCTCGTGCGCGGCAACGAGATCACGCTCAGCGGCGGCGCCGCGGAGGTCGCGAACGCGAAGAAGCTCGTCGACGAGCTGTTGGCCATGACGAAGGCGGGGCACGATCTGGCCCCCAGCGACGTGACGAATTCGGCGCGACTGCTGCGGCGCGACGGCGGACCACGACCGAGCGAGGTCCTCGGCGAGGCGATCCTGTCGACCAGGGGCCGCGTGATCCGCCCGAAGACCCTGGGGCAGAAGGAGTACGTCGACGCGATCGAGGAGAACACGATCGTCTTCGGCATCGGTCCTGCCGGTACCGGCAAGACCTACCTCGCGATGGCGAAGGCTGTGCAGGCGCTGCAGCGCAAAGAGGTCACGCGCATCATCCTGACCCGCCCTGCCGTCGAGGCGGGGGAGCGACTGGGCTTCCTCCCGGGCACGCTGACCGACAAGATCGACCCGTACCTGCGTCCGCTCTATGACGCGCTGAACGAGATGATGGATCCGGAGATCGTGCCGCGGCTGATGGCCTCGGGAACGATCGAGGTCGCCCCGCTCGCGTACATGCGAGGTCGCACACTGAACGATTCATTCGTGGTACTCGATGAGGCTCAGAACACCACCCCGGAGCAGATGAAGATGTTCCTGACCCGGCTGGGTTTCGGCACACGGATGGTGGTCACCGGTGATATCACGCAGGTCGATCTGCCGCAGGGGTCCTCGGGGCTGCGCCTCGTGACACGAGTGCTCGACGGTATCGACGACATCCATTTCTCCCGGCTCACGAGCGACGACGTCGTGCGCCACTCGCTCGTCGGACGCATCGTCGACGCCTACAGCGAGTATGACGAGAAGCGCACGGCGCAGAGGTTCGAGCGCGAACAGGCGGCGGAGTTCGCCAGCCGTGCCGAGCGTCGCGGCGCCCAGCGCCCAGGACCACGCGACCGGATGCCGAAACGAGGACTCTCATGA
- a CDS encoding hemolysin family protein, protein MTAAFLLAGAVLLVAFGGLMAAIDAAFGVSSRSDLEEMGSEGRNARQLARIAADPDAHVNAVAFIRVLAETAAAVLVTVAFMFLFDNIWWAMLAAAVLMTGISFVLVGASPRTFGRDHADGLLRANAPVVRGLRIFLGPIAQGLVALGNRVTPGAGRSSFSSEEQLLSMVDEAASNDLIEADDRDLIHSVFDFTDQFVRAVMVPRTEMVTVDATASTSEAMALFLNRGVSRMPVVDDDADDVVGVLYLKDLVQFAFRDENAWRTASIRPISRPATFVPESMRAETLLQQMKRDAVHVCLVIDEHGGISGLVTLEDLIEELVGEISDEYDQVSAEFVELGDGRYRVSARLSLEDVGDLFGLELEDEDVDSIGGLLGKALGQVPQPGATATVHGLVLTGGASRGRGRGIATVFVERAAVDAESTEDEGERHDD, encoded by the coding sequence ATGACAGCGGCGTTCCTCCTCGCGGGCGCCGTTCTGCTCGTCGCCTTCGGTGGTCTGATGGCCGCCATCGACGCGGCGTTCGGCGTCTCGTCACGATCCGACCTCGAGGAGATGGGCAGCGAGGGGCGCAATGCGCGTCAGCTGGCGCGCATCGCCGCCGATCCGGATGCCCACGTCAACGCCGTCGCGTTCATCCGTGTGCTGGCGGAGACCGCGGCTGCGGTGCTCGTGACCGTGGCATTCATGTTCCTGTTCGACAACATCTGGTGGGCGATGCTCGCCGCCGCTGTGCTGATGACCGGCATCAGCTTCGTGCTCGTGGGTGCCAGTCCTCGCACCTTCGGTCGTGACCACGCGGACGGGCTGTTGCGTGCGAACGCCCCCGTCGTCAGAGGGCTGCGGATCTTCCTCGGACCGATCGCGCAGGGCTTGGTCGCTCTCGGGAACCGGGTCACGCCCGGTGCTGGTCGCAGCTCGTTCAGCTCGGAGGAGCAGCTGCTCAGCATGGTCGATGAGGCGGCATCGAACGATCTCATCGAGGCGGATGACCGCGACCTGATCCACTCGGTGTTCGACTTCACCGACCAGTTCGTACGCGCAGTGATGGTTCCTCGCACCGAGATGGTGACGGTCGACGCCACCGCGTCGACGAGCGAGGCCATGGCGCTGTTCCTGAACCGCGGTGTCTCGCGCATGCCGGTCGTCGACGACGATGCCGACGATGTGGTCGGCGTGTTGTATCTCAAGGATCTGGTGCAGTTCGCGTTCCGCGATGAGAACGCGTGGCGGACGGCATCCATTCGGCCGATCTCCCGACCGGCGACTTTCGTCCCCGAGTCGATGCGCGCCGAGACGCTGCTGCAGCAGATGAAGCGCGATGCGGTGCATGTGTGCCTCGTGATCGACGAGCACGGAGGAATCTCTGGCCTGGTGACCCTCGAGGATCTGATCGAGGAACTCGTCGGAGAGATCTCGGACGAGTACGATCAGGTATCCGCTGAGTTCGTGGAGCTCGGTGACGGACGATATCGCGTGAGTGCCCGGCTCTCGCTGGAGGACGTCGGCGACCTCTTCGGACTCGAGCTCGAGGATGAAGACGTCGACTCGATCGGCGGACTGCTCGGCAAGGCCCTCGGTCAGGTTCCCCAGCCCGGCGCGACCGCGACGGTGCACGGTCTGGTGCTCACCGGGGGAGCCTCGCGCGGGCGCGGACGAGGAATTGCGACGGTGTTCGTCGAACGAGCAGCCGTCGATGCGGAATCGACAGAAGATGAAGGAGAGCGACACGATGACTGA
- a CDS encoding ATP-grasp domain-containing protein — protein MGGTSFTDPVAPRRDLVEQDESDTNSGRPHVVLCRWDRLILEAALATGTADITVVIDEWELANRHIDPQLVARLRALKVIRAFDDMSAMSELAVQLQSCVPSITRVISLAEQSQLGAAYLADVIGTAGPSIETSVLVRNKVAMKRRVTAAGVRCAAQVALESGSRQEVEAAGRRLGWPLVIKPAEGMGTVDTWAIAHIDELPEAVQETARAHALIAEEFVTGDEYHVDAVWTGGEPSDFGVSLYVVPRIEIRTPGRNNGSLHLREEDFPEIYEELISLGRDVNSALGITDGITHAEFFRTREGQWVFSEIATRPAGGAICNVFSAFGDDLRVRWMKTELGCADDISRSHPDRPIIGWVNLAPETRGVIARTPDPAALARHPFVRQVIPGHQIGDVVGTLHPSVWSWMAVIEADDEAQFIERMRILEIEAAFDIIPESEFTS, from the coding sequence TTGGGGGGGACGTCTTTCACCGACCCTGTCGCGCCACGACGTGACCTGGTTGAACAAGATGAGAGCGACACGAACAGCGGGCGCCCCCATGTGGTGCTCTGCCGGTGGGATCGCCTCATCCTCGAGGCCGCGCTGGCGACCGGGACGGCCGATATCACCGTCGTCATCGACGAATGGGAACTCGCCAACCGCCACATCGACCCTCAACTGGTCGCGCGGCTGAGAGCCCTGAAGGTGATCCGCGCCTTCGACGACATGTCGGCGATGTCCGAGCTGGCAGTACAGCTCCAGAGCTGCGTTCCGTCGATCACCCGCGTCATCAGCCTGGCGGAGCAGTCTCAGCTCGGGGCAGCCTATCTCGCCGACGTGATCGGCACGGCCGGCCCTTCGATCGAGACGAGCGTCCTCGTCCGCAACAAGGTCGCGATGAAACGACGCGTGACCGCCGCGGGGGTGCGCTGTGCGGCGCAGGTGGCTCTCGAGAGCGGGTCACGACAGGAGGTGGAGGCCGCAGGACGACGTCTCGGCTGGCCGCTGGTGATCAAGCCCGCCGAGGGTATGGGCACAGTCGACACCTGGGCCATCGCGCACATCGACGAGCTGCCTGAAGCCGTCCAGGAGACGGCGAGGGCGCACGCGCTCATCGCCGAGGAGTTCGTGACCGGAGACGAGTACCACGTCGATGCCGTGTGGACGGGCGGTGAGCCGTCGGACTTCGGCGTCTCGCTGTACGTCGTACCGAGAATCGAGATCCGGACGCCCGGTCGGAACAACGGATCCCTCCATCTGCGCGAAGAGGACTTCCCCGAGATATATGAGGAGCTCATATCGCTCGGGCGCGACGTCAATTCAGCGCTGGGCATCACCGACGGCATCACCCACGCGGAGTTCTTCCGCACCCGTGAGGGGCAATGGGTGTTCTCCGAGATCGCCACGCGCCCGGCCGGCGGGGCGATCTGCAATGTGTTCAGCGCCTTCGGCGACGACCTGAGAGTGCGGTGGATGAAGACCGAGCTCGGATGCGCGGACGACATCTCTCGCTCCCACCCCGATCGACCGATCATCGGGTGGGTCAATCTGGCGCCCGAGACGCGAGGAGTGATCGCGCGAACACCCGACCCCGCCGCCTTGGCCCGGCATCCGTTCGTACGTCAGGTGATTCCCGGGCATCAGATCGGAGACGTCGTCGGCACTCTCCACCCCTCGGTCTGGTCGTGGATGGCCGTCATTGAGGCGGACGACGAGGCACAGTTCATCGAGCGCATGCGCATCCTCGAGATCGAGGCGGCCTTCGACATCATCCCTGAAAGCGAGTTCACGTCATGA
- a CDS encoding quinone oxidoreductase family protein — MAQHWIATMAGPPEAWSFEEYAVAAPAAGEVTIRVHAAGVNPADAKHVAAARAGLEFPVPIGYEVSGEITAIGPSTRIGSGAAAIGDAVVAFRIHGGYATDITVPAVKVFAKPTTLTHPEAANLLLAGTTAAEMLSVVGATPGETILLHGASGAVGVSVLQQARLRGVRVVGTVSEERFDEVRRFGGVPVRYGAGLIDRVREAAGAPIAAALDAAGTDEAIDTSLQLVADRGRIATIAAFGRASGVGILAIAGSMPASAKFRDEVRGELTALAQNGDIVVPVARTFPLEQAPEAHRFLATGHPGGKIALIP; from the coding sequence ATGGCACAGCACTGGATTGCCACGATGGCAGGTCCGCCGGAGGCCTGGTCCTTCGAGGAGTATGCCGTCGCTGCCCCCGCCGCGGGGGAAGTCACGATCCGCGTCCATGCGGCCGGCGTGAACCCGGCCGACGCCAAGCATGTGGCCGCCGCGCGGGCGGGCCTCGAGTTCCCCGTGCCGATCGGTTACGAGGTCTCGGGCGAGATCACGGCCATCGGGCCGAGCACGCGCATCGGCTCCGGCGCTGCGGCGATCGGTGACGCGGTCGTCGCCTTCCGCATCCACGGCGGGTACGCGACCGACATCACGGTTCCTGCCGTGAAGGTGTTCGCGAAACCCACGACTCTCACACATCCAGAGGCAGCGAACCTCTTGCTCGCCGGCACGACCGCGGCCGAGATGCTGTCCGTCGTCGGCGCGACGCCGGGGGAGACGATCCTGCTCCACGGCGCGTCGGGCGCGGTGGGCGTCAGTGTGCTGCAGCAGGCGCGCCTCCGCGGCGTCCGTGTGGTCGGTACGGTCAGCGAGGAGCGCTTCGACGAGGTTCGACGTTTCGGAGGTGTCCCCGTGCGCTACGGTGCCGGGCTGATCGACCGGGTGCGGGAGGCCGCCGGTGCCCCGATCGCAGCGGCCCTCGACGCTGCCGGCACCGACGAAGCCATCGACACATCGCTCCAGCTCGTCGCGGATCGAGGGCGCATCGCCACGATCGCCGCCTTCGGCCGTGCATCGGGCGTCGGCATCCTCGCGATCGCCGGCTCGATGCCCGCCAGCGCGAAGTTCCGCGACGAGGTGCGCGGCGAGTTGACGGCGCTCGCGCAGAACGGCGACATCGTCGTGCCCGTGGCGCGGACGTTTCCGCTGGAGCAGGCGCCCGAAGCCCACCGCTTCCTCGCGACCGGTCACCCCGGAGGCAAGATCGCGCTGATCCCGTAG
- a CDS encoding HIT domain-containing protein, translated as MSDGSIFTRILKGEIPGEVVFEGERLFVLRDVNPQAALHLLIIPKREYADVVELAADDPALLSEVVALAQQLADTHSDGHFRLIFNIGANSGQTVPHLHAHVLSGDLKEANLVGR; from the coding sequence ATGTCCGATGGCTCAATCTTCACTCGCATCCTCAAGGGAGAGATCCCGGGCGAGGTCGTCTTCGAGGGCGAACGCCTCTTCGTCCTTCGAGATGTCAATCCTCAGGCGGCACTGCACCTGCTGATCATCCCGAAGCGCGAGTACGCAGACGTGGTCGAGCTTGCAGCCGACGACCCCGCTCTGCTGTCGGAGGTCGTGGCGTTGGCCCAGCAACTCGCTGACACCCACAGCGACGGACACTTCAGGCTCATCTTCAACATCGGGGCGAATTCGGGACAGACCGTCCCGCACCTGCACGCGCATGTGCTCTCCGGCGATCTCAAGGAGGCGAACCTCGTTGGCCGCTGA
- the era gene encoding GTPase Era, whose amino-acid sequence MTEQTRSGFVTFVGRPNVGKSTLTNALVGEKIAITSEKPQTTRRAIRGIVNRPQGQLVIVDTPGIHKPRTLLGERLNDLVDQVLGDVDVIGFCVPATEKVGPGDRRIAASLDGYPRAKKVAIVTKTDAAGRDDITERLLEVDALREDWAAVVPLSALTRDQLEVLADELLSLMPKGPPLYEEGITTDESQEDRIAEMIREAALEGVRDELPHSIAVIIDEVSRRDDSELTDVHAQIVVERDSQKAIIIGHKGKRLRDVGARARGGIEELLGTRVFLGLHVKVAKEWQRDPKQLGRLGF is encoded by the coding sequence ATGACTGAGCAGACGCGAAGTGGGTTCGTGACCTTCGTCGGGCGCCCGAACGTGGGCAAGTCCACATTGACCAACGCACTGGTGGGCGAGAAGATCGCGATCACCAGCGAGAAGCCGCAGACGACGCGCCGCGCGATCCGCGGGATCGTGAACCGCCCGCAGGGGCAGCTCGTGATCGTCGACACCCCGGGGATCCACAAGCCCCGCACCTTGCTCGGCGAGCGTCTCAACGATCTCGTCGACCAGGTGCTCGGCGACGTCGACGTGATCGGGTTCTGCGTGCCGGCGACGGAGAAGGTCGGACCGGGAGACCGTCGTATCGCGGCATCGCTCGACGGGTATCCGCGCGCGAAGAAGGTCGCGATCGTCACCAAGACCGATGCGGCCGGCCGAGACGACATCACCGAGCGGCTGCTCGAAGTCGATGCGCTCCGCGAGGACTGGGCGGCGGTCGTGCCGCTGTCGGCGCTCACCCGTGATCAGCTCGAAGTGCTCGCCGATGAGTTGCTGAGCCTGATGCCCAAGGGCCCGCCCCTGTACGAAGAGGGCATCACGACGGACGAGTCGCAGGAGGACCGGATAGCCGAGATGATCCGTGAGGCCGCACTCGAGGGTGTGCGCGACGAGCTGCCGCACTCGATCGCTGTGATCATCGACGAGGTCTCGCGGCGAGACGACAGCGAGCTCACCGATGTGCATGCGCAGATCGTGGTCGAGCGTGACAGCCAGAAGGCGATCATCATCGGCCACAAGGGCAAGCGGTTGCGCGACGTTGGTGCCCGTGCGCGCGGAGGGATCGAAGAGCTCCTCGGTACCCGGGTGTTCCTCGGTCTGCACGTGAAGGTCGCGAAGGAGTGGCAGCGCGACCCGAAGCAGTTGGGCAGGCTCGGATTCTGA
- a CDS encoding RNA polymerase sigma factor, with translation MTGRSEDPNSLHDEVFTRVFDAHWAALRHHIEGVVEDDDEVTEIVSAVFLEAWTHLDVAKPMGRVRLLRMADRELRARSGRATSRRAVLDAVHHGMAGTAEEPGAADRPAEELPDRDSVLRALGVLTARQRRIIMLAYWDGLTEGEISELMRYPRRGVRTMLRRAEKRMRDALGLEGEREG, from the coding sequence ATGACCGGTCGCAGCGAAGACCCGAACTCGCTGCACGACGAGGTCTTCACACGAGTCTTCGACGCCCACTGGGCGGCGCTGCGGCATCACATCGAAGGTGTCGTCGAGGATGATGACGAGGTCACAGAGATCGTCTCCGCAGTGTTCCTGGAAGCATGGACGCACCTGGATGTCGCCAAACCGATGGGGCGCGTCCGGCTGCTCCGCATGGCAGATCGTGAACTGCGGGCACGCTCCGGCCGTGCGACCAGCAGGCGCGCCGTGCTCGACGCCGTGCATCATGGCATGGCCGGCACCGCCGAAGAGCCAGGCGCTGCGGATCGACCTGCCGAAGAGCTACCGGATCGGGACAGCGTCCTGCGCGCTTTGGGTGTCCTCACTGCGCGTCAACGGCGTATCATCATGCTGGCATACTGGGACGGGCTCACCGAGGGGGAGATCTCGGAGCTGATGCGGTACCCGCGCCGAGGTGTGCGGACGATGTTGCGCCGCGCAGAGAAGCGAATGCGGGACGCACTGGGCCTGGAGGGGGAGCGTGAGGGGTGA
- a CDS encoding RNA polymerase sigma factor — protein sequence MNGRSDAGRSPREAVFKEIYDTLWAPLQRHVECVVDDDSAVAEIVSDVFLLAWRKLDTAKPLGLIWLIRAADNKIKDRERRSRARARAMDTVHTVYAAPSDDDMLDTLAVRHAVEVALTQRERRIVKLAYWDQLSAGEIAELLRCSQASVWKTLSRARKKLEVELGLGTGEAAAEARRAVEAARPAPRTTG from the coding sequence ATGAACGGCCGATCCGATGCGGGGCGCTCCCCGCGAGAAGCTGTCTTCAAGGAGATCTACGACACGCTCTGGGCGCCGTTGCAACGCCATGTCGAGTGCGTGGTGGATGACGACTCCGCGGTGGCGGAGATCGTGTCGGATGTGTTCCTCCTCGCCTGGCGGAAGCTCGATACTGCCAAGCCGCTCGGACTGATCTGGTTGATCAGGGCAGCCGACAACAAGATCAAGGATCGCGAACGCCGCAGTCGCGCGCGAGCCCGGGCCATGGACACGGTGCATACCGTGTATGCGGCACCGAGCGATGACGACATGCTCGACACACTCGCGGTGCGACACGCGGTCGAGGTGGCGTTGACGCAGCGGGAGCGGCGGATCGTGAAGCTCGCCTATTGGGATCAGCTCTCGGCGGGAGAGATCGCCGAGTTGCTCCGCTGCTCGCAGGCCTCCGTGTGGAAGACGCTGAGCAGGGCGCGGAAGAAGCTCGAGGTGGAGCTCGGGCTCGGCACCGGTGAAGCAGCGGCCGAGGCGCGACGGGCCGTGGAAGCCGCGCGTCCGGCGCCGCGGACGACCGGATGA
- a CDS encoding ATP-grasp domain-containing protein: MTTFLVCRWEPNSIAALLDRGLELIVLFDEWEAANRTFDSDLLGRISRTITVASFDAMDHLSMVASGLLEEGTVIDQVVVVDERGLLGAGYLAAALGVPGPSVLQSVRVRDKRAMKLAAASAGVRIAKFATLPADVPEAVSAAQDRVGFPCVVKPVAGMGTTATARIDSSAELSTWLDANAESAPFMVEEFISGREYHVDAVWKEGRIIEIAVCRYMKPRIEIDNPNILNGAILIRRDLDQELYEQVEQMHDALAGPFEFSTGITHAEFFEIAPGELVFSEIALRCGGAGAMNIHRPRGADMREVWAAAMAGDPADALPVLEDSTDQHLAWLLLAPTAAGTVVRIPTDEEIASYPYILDVERLAKVGDTVRLHSLTAGMTTVISGADEDELHTRALELADSLTFEVEVGEDAHA, encoded by the coding sequence ATGACCACTTTTCTCGTCTGCCGCTGGGAGCCGAACTCGATAGCAGCTCTGCTCGACAGAGGCCTCGAGCTCATCGTCTTGTTCGACGAATGGGAGGCGGCGAACCGCACGTTCGATTCCGACCTCCTGGGTCGGATCTCCCGGACGATCACCGTCGCCAGCTTCGACGCGATGGATCACCTCAGCATGGTCGCCTCCGGCTTGCTCGAGGAGGGGACGGTGATCGATCAGGTCGTCGTGGTCGACGAGCGCGGGCTGCTCGGCGCCGGTTATCTGGCCGCCGCCCTGGGCGTACCCGGGCCGTCGGTTCTGCAGAGCGTGCGTGTGCGCGACAAGCGGGCGATGAAGCTCGCGGCGGCATCTGCGGGTGTGAGGATCGCAAAGTTCGCCACCCTGCCCGCCGATGTGCCCGAGGCTGTCAGCGCCGCACAGGATCGCGTGGGTTTCCCCTGCGTCGTCAAGCCGGTCGCCGGCATGGGAACGACAGCGACGGCACGGATCGACTCGTCAGCGGAGCTGTCCACCTGGCTCGACGCCAATGCGGAATCGGCCCCCTTCATGGTCGAGGAGTTCATCTCCGGGCGCGAGTATCACGTGGATGCGGTGTGGAAGGAGGGGCGGATCATCGAGATCGCTGTCTGCCGCTACATGAAGCCTCGGATCGAGATCGACAACCCCAACATCCTCAACGGCGCGATCCTGATCCGTCGTGACCTGGACCAGGAACTCTACGAGCAGGTCGAGCAGATGCATGATGCCCTGGCGGGTCCGTTCGAGTTCAGCACGGGCATCACCCACGCCGAGTTCTTCGAGATCGCGCCAGGGGAACTGGTCTTCTCCGAGATCGCGCTGCGGTGCGGTGGGGCGGGCGCGATGAACATCCACCGGCCCCGTGGAGCGGACATGCGGGAGGTCTGGGCGGCCGCCATGGCCGGGGACCCGGCGGACGCTCTCCCGGTGCTCGAGGACTCGACGGATCAGCATCTCGCCTGGCTCCTGCTTGCTCCCACCGCGGCGGGCACCGTGGTGCGGATCCCCACGGACGAGGAGATCGCCTCGTATCCGTACATCCTCGATGTCGAGCGACTGGCGAAGGTCGGCGACACGGTGCGCCTGCATTCTCTCACCGCAGGCATGACGACCGTCATCTCCGGTGCCGATGAGGACGAGCTGCACACCCGCGCGCTCGAGCTGGCCGATTCTCTGACGTTCGAGGTCGAAGTCGGCGAGGACGCTCACGCATGA